In Penicillium oxalicum strain HP7-1 chromosome VII, whole genome shotgun sequence, one DNA window encodes the following:
- a CDS encoding Threonine synthase, which yields MSQRYLSTRGSESGRSFEDVVMKGLASDGGLFIPEEIPSLPPSWESEWRDLSFAELAHRIMSLYISPSEIPSEDLKAIVEKSYSTFRHPERTPVAALDPKDNLYLLELFHGPTFAFKDVALQSLGNFFEYFLVRKNQGKTGKDRHHLTIVGATSGDTGSAAIYGLRGKKDVSVFILFPKGKVSPIQEAQMTSVLDANVHNLTVEGSFDDCQDIVKAIFADPDINKTHNIGAINSINWARILAQITYYFYSYLSLTKSPNYKPGTGVRVVVPSGNFGDILAGWFAKQMGLPFSKLVVATNENDILDRFFRTNGHYTKKPLDAPTDAGVKETHSPAMDILVSSNFERLLWFFAFQTDKAATADERRKHACESVSSWLNKLKTEGGFQVPAAIIEAAKAEFESERVSNEETIETIRETYRNCVPKDLPAGSPRSSKTGGYILDPHTAVGVAASRRSIQRNPGESHISLSTAHPAKFASAVDLALSKEDGYSFSEVLPEEFVGLEQRERRVTAVPRGAGWEGVREIVKAEVEQELEGQR from the exons ATGTCTCAGCGTTATCTCAGTACTCGTGGAAGCGAGTCCGGA CGGTCTTTTGAGGATGTTGTCATGAAGGGACTTGCCTCGGATGGTGGTCTATTCATTCCTGAGGAGATTCCTTCTCTGCCACCGTCATGGGAGAGTGAGTGGCGGGATTTGTCCTTCGCCGAATTGGCGCACCGTATCATGTCCCT ATACATCTCTCCTTCTGAAATTCCCTCTGAAGATCTGAAGGCTATCGTCGAAAAGTCCTACTCGACCTTCCGTCACCCGGAGCGTACACCCGTCGCCGCATTGGATCCCAAGGACAACCTCTACCTCCTTGAACTCTTCCACGGACCAACCTTTGCTTTCAAAGACGTTGCGCTCCAGAGCTTGGGTAACTTTTTTGAATATTTCCTCGTGCGCAAAAATCAGGGAAAGACTGGCAAGGACCGTCACCACTTGACCATTGTGGGCGCAACATCCGGTGATACTGGCTCGGCGGCCATCTATGGTCTGCGAGGCAAGAAGGATGTGTCTgtcttcattctcttcccCAAGGGCAAGGTTAGCCCCATTCAGGAGGCGCAGATGACAAGCGTACTCGATGCGAATGTCCACAACCTCACTGTCGAAGGCTCCTTTGATGACTGCCAGGACATCGTCAAGGCCATATTCGCCGATCCTGATATCAACAAGACCCACAATATTGGTGCCATCAACTCGATCAATTGGGCCCGTATTCTCGCTCAG ATCACCTACTACTTCTATTCATATCTCTCCCTGACAAAATCCCCCAACTACAAACCGGGTACCGGTGTGCGTGTTGTGGTGCCCTCCGGGAACTTTGGAGATATCCTGGCTGGATGGTTCGCCAAGCAGATGGGCCTACCCTTCTCCAAGCTGGTGGTTGCCACCAACGAGAACGA TATCCTCGACCGATTCTTCCGCACCAACGGTCACTACACCAAGAAGCCTCTTGACGCGCCCACGGACGCGGGCGTTAAGGAAACCCACAGCCCGGCCATGGACATTCTCGTCAGCAGCAACTTTGAGCGTCTTCTCTGGTTCTTTGCATTCCAGACTGACAAGGCCGCTACCGCTGACGAGCGCCGTAAGCACGCCTGCGAAAGTGTCAGCAGCTGGTTGAACAAACTGAAGACCGAGGGCGGCTTCCAAGTCCCCGCCGCCATCAtcgaggccgccaaggccGAATTCGAGAGCGAGCGAGTCAGCAATGAAGAAACCATCGAGACCATCCGGGAAACCTACAGGAATTGTGTTCCCAAGGATCTTCCCGCTGGTAGCCCCAGAAGCTCCAAGACCGGCGGCTACATTCTCGACCCGCACACAGCTGTTGGTGTTGCTGCTTCCCGCCGCTCAATTCAGCGAAATCCCGGTGAAAGCCACATTTCGCTGTCGACGGCACACCCTGCCAAGTTCGCGAGCGCAGTGGATCTGGCTTTGAGCAAGGAAGACGGTTACAGCTTCAGTGAAGTACTCCCCGAGGAGTTTGTGGGCCTGGAGCAGCGTGAGCGTCGCGTCACGGCGGTGCCTCGTGGTGCAGGCTGGGAGGGCGTGCGTGAAATTGTCAAGGCCGAGGTGGAGCAGGAGCTTGAGGGTCAACGTTAA
- a CDS encoding Circumsporozoite protein, producing the protein MVNAVAILALASPALAGVMQARGGEYIRPSSAVQSWGHESETSSWTTPCTTSTSVTSTPHSTSTHSTSTHSTSTHSTSTPCTTSTSVTSTPHSTRTHSTSTHSTSTPCTTSTKATTTHATSTHATSTKSSSTSPCPTSTTTAKPSTTHVKPGPSTTVVTIVTTTCPVTSSVVTSGTTTYTIPITQTSTITLTKTSIVDKQPTMVYSTKVPPVTASASVVPPAKQPSVVPVVPVVPGESPSVQPAHPAPSKPAETHPAQPGVSVVPAQPGAPAAPAQPGAPGAPAAPGAPAAPGAPAAPGAPAAPGAPAAPGAPAAPGAPAAPGAPAAPGAPAAPGAPAAPGAPAAPGAPAAPGAPAAPGAPAAPGAPAAPGAPAAPGAPAAPEAPAQPAQPAQPAQPAQPAQPAQPGAPAAPAQPAQPAAPGESQPAGQPFTGAASVVKPAAGLLAGIIGLMALL; encoded by the exons ATGGTCAACGCTGTGGCAATCCTGGCACTTGCCAGCCCCGCCCTTGCCGGTGTCATGCAGGCTCGAGGAGGCGAGTATATTCGTCCATCCTCTGCCGTTCAGTCATGGGGCCATGAAAGCGAAACCTCTTCGTGGACCACCCCGTGTACCACCTCGACCAGCGTGACTAGCACTCCGCACTCGACTAGCACTCACTCGACTAGTACTCACTCGACCAGTACTCACTCGACTAGCACCCCGTGCACCACCTCGACCAGCGTGACTAGCACTCCGCACTCGACTCGCACTCACTCGACTAGTACTCACTCGACTAGCACCCCGTgcaccaccagcaccaaggCGACCACCACCCATGCCACTAGCACTCACGCTACTAGCACCAAGTCGTCCAGCACTTCTCCGTGCCCGACTTCTACCACCACTGCGAAGCCCTCCACCACCCATGTGAAGCCTGGCCCGAGCACCACCGTTGTCACTATTGTGACCACAACCTGCCCTG TCACTTCCTCTGTGGTCACCTCTGGCACGACCACCTACACGATCCCAATCACCCAGACTAGCACTATCACTTTGACCAAGACTAGCATCGTGGACAAACAGCCCACTATGGTGTACTCTACCAAGGTTCCTCCCGTCACCGCTAGCGCTTCTGTCGTCCCGCCTGCCAAGCAGCCCTCTGTCGTGCCTGTCGTGCCTGTCGTGCCCGGCGAGTCCCCATCTGTTCAGCCTGCCCACCCTGCTCCTAGCAAGCCTGCCGAGACCCACCCTGCGCAGCCCGGTGTTTCTGTTGTCCCTGCTCAGCCCGGTGCCCCTGCTGCTCCCGCTCAACCCGGCGCTCCTGGTGCTCCCGCTGCTCCTGGTGCCCCCGCTGCTCCTGGTGCCCCCGCCGCTCCTGGTGCCCCCGCCGCTCCTGGTGCCCCCGCCGCTCCTGGTGCCCCCGCCGCTCCTGGTGCCCCCGCCGCTCCTGGTGCCCCCGCCGCTCCTGGtgctcctgctgctcctggTGCCCCTGCTGCTCCTGGTGCCCCTGCTGCTCCTGGTGCTCCCGCTGCTCCCGGTGCTCCCGCTGCTCCCGGTGCTCCCGCTGCTCCCGGTGCTCCCGCTGCTCCCGGTGCTCCCGCTGCTCCTGGTGCCCCTGCCGCTCCTGAGGCTCCTGCTCAGCCTGCCCAGCCTGCCCAGCCTGCCCAGCCTGCCCAGCCTGCCCAGCCTGCCCAGCCCGGTGCTCCTGCTGCGCCCGCTCAGCCCGCTCAGCCCGCCGCGCCTGGTGAGTCGCAGCCCGCTGGTCAGCCCTTCACTGGTGCTGCTTCCGTTGTCAAGCCCGCTGCTGGTCTTTTGGCCGGTATCATCGGCCTGATGGCTCTGCTGTAA
- a CDS encoding DNA replication regulator sld2, with amino-acid sequence MADYALQSSTDVAAKALDLRAELKAWEKAFAATHQGRKAGREDIKQHPDIASKYKEYGRLKALESTLSRRENRQGPLESQSRKRRHASPSGPEAAQSITTPRKAAKGIFATPTNNRIKHEHQVDEFVSPVTFRKLFSPSSHQRGASTASPLKAAIGPTPQRDGKALGLFDMLSESGGSGATPSAKKQRDFLAAGFNTPSRGKMGNKLADVPEVDEGGADEEEEGQEEHARLSRTPASSTKQFYLANLFATPTTMRYAAMVEAKDGQPAQDDLHSLRQGATSPEPNTSDTPSFLRRTNFNRLPPPTSHIESVGLSPIAARKPLKFAAKGLSHLVQGLREMEEDREDDEWDMLREIEAEQEAHSFQVAQSQQVPQEGRPYKKKGQKRTTRRVVMRPVLTRPKKSDPAPIENDEDTANEDAEVIGVLETQLPAGSEVIDEASNVGYDETTSLHTVSDAEDKRSVSEEPDLDSDDDSEFGGSSKPLSRPKSFSERIKEAVSMAKPAPKEEPRAEPKKAPLVPQAEATAPKTRMIKANARVHTNYRSLKIHHRGSTQARGRFRRR; translated from the exons ATGGCCGACTACGCGTTACAGTCAAGCACTGATGTTGCGGCAAAGGCACTCGACCTTCGAGCTGAATTAAAAGCCTGGGAAAAAGCCTTTGCAGCCACACACCAGGGCCGAAAAGCTGGCCGTGAAGACATTAAACAACACCCAGATATAG CCAGCAAATATAAGGAATATGGCCGACTCAAAGCTCTGGAATCGACCCTCAGCCGACGAGAGAACCGGCAAGGTCCCCTTGAATCTCAGTCGAGGAAGCGAAGACATGCATCTCCCAGCGGACCGGAGGCCGCACAATCAATAACAACGCCCAGAAAAGCTGCAAAGGGAATATTTGCCACACCTACCAATAATCGAATCAAGCATGAACATCAGGTGGATGAGTTTGTCTCTCCAGTCACTTTTCGCAAGTTGTTTAGTCCAAGTTCTCACCAACGAGGGGCTTCGACCGCCTCGCCGCTGAAAGCCGCCATCGGACCAACACCGCAGCGAGATGGAAAGGCCTTGGGATTGTTTGACATGCTCTCCGAATCAGGGGGGAGCGGGGCGACGCCGTCagcaaaaaagcaaagagactTCTTGGCAGCAGGTTTCAACACGCCGTCCAGAGGGAAGATGGGCAACAAGTTAGCAGATGTGCCGGAAGTGGATGAAGGAGGGgcagacgaagaagaggaagggcAGGAAGAACATGCGCGACTTTCTCGCACGCCAGCGTCCTCCACGAAACAGTTCTACTTGGCCAATCTTTTTGCGACCCCGACGACGATGCGCTACGCGGCGATGGTTGAAGCCAAGGACGGACAGCCAGCCCAAGATGATCTGCATTCTCTAAGGCAAGGCGCTACATCACCGGAACCAAATACGTCCGATACGCCCTCCTTCCTCCGACGGACAAACTTCAACAGGCTTCCACCGCCCACCTCCCACATCGAAAGCGTAGGCCTCAGTCCAATCGCAGCACGGAAGCCCTTGAAATTCGCCGCAAAGGGCCTTTCACACCTTGTGCAAGGGTTGCGagaaatggaggaagacCGCGAAGATGACGAGTGGGACATGCTTCGAGAAATCGAGGCTGAGCAGGAAGCCCACAGCTTCCAAGTCGCGCAAAGCCAACAAGTGCCGCAGGAAGGTCGGCCATACAAGAAGAAAGGTCAAAAGCGGACTACGCGCAGGGTCGTTATGAGGCCAGTTTTGACTCGTCCAAAAAAGTCGGACCCTGCACCTATTGAGAATGACGAGGATACGGCAAATGAGGACGCGGAGGTAATTGGAGTTCTCGAGACTCAGCTTCCGGCCGGCTCAGAAGTGATTGACGAGGCTTCGAATGTCGGCTACGATGAGACGACATCGTTACACACTGTTTCTGATGCAGAGGATAAACGATCGGTCTCTGAAGAACCTGATCTCGATTCAGATGACGATTCGGAGTTTGGAGGATCATCCAAGCCACTGTCTCGGCCAAAGAGCTTCTCCGAGCGGATCAAGGAAGCTGTCTCGATGGCCAAGCCTGCGCCGAAAGAAGAGCCCAGAGCAGAGCCGAAGAAGGCACCGTTGGTTCCACAGGCAGAGGCAACAGCACCCAAAACACGCATGATCAAGGCGAATGCCCGGGTACACACCAATTACCGGAGCCTGAAGATCCACCACCGTGGCAGCACCCAAGCTCGTGGCCGATTCCGCAGAAGATAG
- a CDS encoding NADP-dependent alcohol dehydrogenase 6 → MAETDYKFEGWMGLDSSSVEGKMVWQEFQPKTWEETDIDIKISHCGICGSDLHTLRSGWRPSLYPVCVGHEIVGTAVRVGSKVTNGIKVGDRVGVGAQSDSCLGRQGDCEECAMGWEQYCGKGITGTYNSKYHNGDKSYGGYATYNRVPSHFAIKIPDSIPSAAAAPMLCGGVTLYSPLKHNNCGPGKRVGIIGVGGLGHFGVLFAKAMGADKVVAISRKTAKSEDAIKMGADLYIATDDEPDWATKHARSLDLIVCTVSSSKMPMAEYLGLLRTNGTLVQVGLPDDGTLYAPVRNLIRRLKVESSMVGSPGEIREMFELVAEKSIQPWIEEVSMKEANKAIVDMEDGKARYRYVLVNQ, encoded by the exons ATGGCTGAGACCGATTACAAGTTCGAGGGCTGGATGGGGCTGGACTCCAGCTCCGTCGAGGGCAAGATGGTCTGGCAAGAATTCCAGCCCAAGACCTGGGAGGAGACCGATATCGACATTAAAATTTCCCACTGTGGTATCTGTGGTTCTGATTTGCACACCTTGCGCAGTGGCTGG AGACCCAGTCTTTATCCAGTGTGCGTTGGCCATGAGATCGTTGGAACGGCAGTTCGCGTGGGATCTAAAGTAACCAACGGGATCAAGGTCGGTGACCGAGTCGGTGTTGGCGCGCAGAGTGACTCTTGCCTGGGCCGCCAGGGCGACTGCGAAGAATGTGCGATGGGATGGGAGCAGTACTGTGGCAAGGGCATCACCGGCACGTACAACAGCAAGTACCACAATGGCGACAAGTCCTACGGTGGTTATGCGACCTATAACCGGGTGCCCTCTCACTTTGCCATCAAGATCCCCGACAGCATCCCGTCGGCTGCCGCGGCACCCATGTTGTGTGGTGGTGTGACTCTGTATAGCCCGCTGAAGCACAACAACTGTGGTCCAGGCAAGCGCGTCGGCATTATCGGTGTCGGTGGTCTCGGCCACTTTGGTGTCCTGTTTGCCAAGGCCATGGGAGCCGACAAGGTCGTGGCCATCTCTCGCAAGACCGCCAAGAGCGAGGATGCGATCAAGATGGGTGCGGATCTGTACATTGCCACAGACGACGAGCCTGACTGGGCCACCAAGCACGCTCGCTCCTTGGACTTGATTGTGTGCACGGtttcttcctccaag ATGCCAATGGCCGAGTATCTGGGTCTGCTGCGCACCAACGGTACTCTGGTGCAGGTTGGCCTGCCTGACGACGGAACCCTCTACGCACCTGTCCGCAATCTGATTCGCCGACTCAAGGTGGAGAGCTCCATGGTCGGTAGCCCTGGCGAGATTCGGGAGATGTTCGAGCTGGTCGCTGAAAAGAGCATTCAACCCTGGATCGAGGAGGTATCTATGAAGGAAGCCAACAAGGCCATTGTGGATATGGAGGATGGCAAGGCCCGCTACCGCTACGTCTTGGTCAATCAGTGA
- a CDS encoding Exodeoxyribonuclease 1: MGIKGLHGLLKSIQKPCHVKSFSGQTLGVDAYGWLHRGTVACSVDLVLERPTRKHLDFVLNRVRMLLFFGVIPYLVFDGDNLPSKAGTERDRHRRRQESKALGLELQRKGRLPEAYQEFQKAVDVTPYMARQLIEELKEMNVQYVVAPYEADAQLVYLEKKGVIDGIISEDSDLLVFGAKRLLSKMDQHGDCIEINRSDFTACREVSLAGWSDEDFRRMCILSGCDYLANIPKMGLKTAYRSIRRHKTVEKTVRMLQFESNIQVPADYLANFKQAELTFLYQRVFCPYAKKLVTLTVPEASVNIDELSFIGPDVVADVAVGVACGDLDPTTKQPIELKPLTRGKFPLGITRRQTLGSSSELKSSKPISSLFTPKRVPLGELDPNSLTPSPSQQRLLERNRNNSWQASSAPYRSTQSRSTPVRTLSDQHPSPLIRSLERQSALAQTANATPQPTKRQRLCSEYEDDQLPVHSESLSRFFSPKASPASPSGQKATRSKKQRQSHLGIFSDELAEDIFSEIADQSSQSDALGSLETPATSQNSTQPQSEHEQKPAASKEEEDLLCREDQTSAVNEISQDHDFDQALNYHVQRQNSQILSKYTFTAGSSETATGLSMAKIPVFQSGNKLTPPAAPRTPSTTAQNRGAQRQRLTPLQRLGHTALRRCQSINFPTKLRRNEFSDVQSDRESPLKSRVLAEGAQGSEDFIVPQSDEEEDDNETLEKPTPALDLQRFSFAAR; the protein is encoded by the exons ATGGGCATCAAAG GACTTCATGGGCTACTGAAGTCCATACAAAAGCCTTGTCATGTTAAAAGCTTTAGTGGACAGACTCTCGGCGTGGACGCATATGGATGGCTTCACCGTGGTACAGTGGCCTGCTCCGTTGACTTGGTCCTGGAGAGACCTACGCGGAA GCATCTTGACTTTGTTCTAAATCGTGTTCGGATGCTCTTATTCTTTGGTGTCATTCCGTATCTCGTTTTCGATGGCGACAACTTACCCAGTAAGGCCGGAACTGAGCGCGACAGACATCGGCGCCGCCAGGAGAGCAAAGCACTCGGTCTAGAGCTACAGCGCAAGGGCCGCCTACCCGAGGCCTACCAAGAGTTTCAGAAAGCTGTTGATGTGACACCTTACATGGCTCGGCAGTTGATCGAGGAGTTGAAAGAGATGAATGTCCAATACGTCGTGGCCCCGTACGAGGCCGACGCCCAGTTGGTCTatctggaaaagaaaggcgTCATTGACGGCATCATCTCCGAGGATTCAGATCTGTTGGTTTTCGGCGCAAAGAGACTCCTATCGAAGATGGACCAGCATGGTGATTGCATTGAAATAAATCGATCGGACTTCACAGCTTGTCGAGAAGTGAGTCTTGCCGGTTGGAGTGATGAGGACTTCCGGCGAATGTGCATTCTGAGTGGGTGCGACTATCTGGCCAATATCCCTAAGATGGGACTGAAAACGGCATATCGCAGCATTCGCAGGCACAAAACTGTTGAAAAGACCGTGCGCATGCTGCAGTTTGAGAGCAATATCCAGGTTCCAGCAGACTACCTCGCAAATTTCAAACAGGCCGAGCTCACCTTCCTGTACCAGCGAGTCTTCTGTCCATATGCCAAAAAGCTGGTGACCCTGACTGTGCCAGAGGCTAGCGTCAACATTGATGAGCTTTCCTTCATTGGCCCAGACGTGGTAGCGGACGTTGCCGTGGGTGTTGCATGCGGTGACCTGGACCCAACAACCAAACAACCAATTGAATTGAAACCATTGACCCGAGGTAAATTTCCCCTTGGGATCACTCGCCGTCAAACGTTGGGTTCATCTTCCGAGCTGAAGTCAAGCAAGCCCATCAGTTCGCTCTTCACGCCCAAGCGAGTGCCTCTTGGCGAGCTGGATCCGAACAGTCTCACTCCGTCTCCCAGCCAGCAGCGTCTTCTGGAAAGGAACAGGAACAATTCCTGGCAAGCAAGCTCGGCTCCTTATCGCTCCACCCAGAGTCGGTCGACTCCGGTTCGAACTCTGTCCGACCAACACCCCAGTCCTTTGATCCGAAGCCTTGAACGCCAATCTGCCTTGGCTCAGACTGCGAACGCCACACCTCAACCAACGAAGCGACAAAGACTTTGTTCCGAGTATGAAGATGACCAGCTCCCGGTGCACTCAGAATCACTCAGTCGATTCTTCTCTCCCAAAGCAAGCCCAGCCAGTCCTAGTGGACAAAAGGCCACTCGAAGCAAAAAGCAGCGCCAGTCTCACCTAGGCATCTTTTCTGATGAGTTGGCGGAAGACATCTTCTCTGAAATTGCCGACCAATCTTCCCAGTCAGATGCCTTGGGCTCGCTCGAAACACCTGCCACTAGTCAAAACTCAACACAACCTCAGTCGGAACACGAACAAAAGCCCGCGGCAagcaaggaagaggaggaccTACTCTGCCGGGAGGACCAGACGTCCGCGGTAAACGAGATCTCGCAAGACCATGATTTTGATCAGGCATTAAACTACCACGTCCAGCGACAGAACTCGCAGATACTATCCAAGTACACTTTCACGGCCGGCTCTAGTGAAACTGCTACAGGACTGTCGATGGCTAAGATTCCGGTCTTTCAATCTGGCAATAAACTCACGCCACCTGCAGCGCCGCGAACACCTTCGACTACCGCACAGAATCGAGGCGCTCAGCGCCAGAGGCTTACACCTTTGCAGCGTCTCGGACACACGGCATTAAGACGCTGCCAGTCCATTAATTTCCCCACAAAGCTTCGACGAAATGAATTCAGTGACGTGCAGAGTGATCGAGAATCTCCACTCAAATCCCGGGTTCTCGCCGAAGGAGCCCAGGGGAGTGAAGATTTCATTGTTCCCCAAagcgatgaggaagaagatgacaaCGAAACTCTCGAGAAACCGACTCCCGCATTGGATCTTCAGCGTTTCTCTTTTGCAgcgagatga
- a CDS encoding DNA primase small subunit, translating into MPHSVSPKSPRGDDEELPDAPSVGEKEVSGVKLEDMFDDEDDDFPASSAQDVKMESSPAPAPASAPTAAPAGVDTDVMLAFYQRLFPFRYLFQWLNHGVVPTKDFGNREFALTLQNDAYLRYQSYPTADLFRKDILKMNPSRFEIGPVYSTNPRDRKTLRGGQMKPVSKELVFDIDMTDYDDIRTCCQKANICHKCWAFVTMAIKVIDSALREDFGFEHILWVYSGRRGAHAWVCDARARNLPDDRRRAIAGYLEILRGGSQSGKRVNIRRPLHPHINRSLDILKTYFAQTTLKDQNTFASAEQAEKLLGLLPDKTLNESLKRKWDSSPDRPSTSKWADIDALAKTGKSNTLNTSALRDAKQDIVLEYTYPRLDAEVSKKMIHLLKSPFVIHPGTGRICVPIDPHKAEEFDPLSVPTVMELLGEIDAYDAKHPPVGSEDGAVPEIEGSMPNGSDMRGARKIQDYEKTSLKPYIEFFRSFIANLLKEERAGKRERDETVPPLKADPMEF; encoded by the exons ATGCCACACTCAGTATCTCCAAAATCTCCTCGCGgtgatgacgaggaactTCCAGATGCACCCTCAGTGGGTGAGAAGGAAGTCTCTGGGGTGAAATTGGAAGACATgtttgacgatgaggacgacgattTTCCAGCGTCTAGTGCCCAGGATGTGAAGATGGAGTCATCCCCGGCTCCCGCACCAGCGAG TGCTCCTACCGCAGCTCCTGCTGGCGTGGATACCGATGTTATGCTTGCATTCTATCAGCGTCTATTCCCGTTCCGCTACCTTTTCCAGTGGCTCAATCACGGTGTTGTGCCAACAAAGGATTTTGGCAATCGAGAATTCGCCCTGACTCTTCAAAATGACGCATATCTTCGTTATCAGTCTTATCCCACCGCAGACCT ATTCCGAAAGGACATCCTCAAGATGAATCCGTCGCGATTCGAAATCGGTCCTGTATACAGCACGAATCCACGCGATCGCAAAACGCTACGGGGCGGCCAGATGAAACCGGTATCAAAAGAGCTAGTCTTTGATATCGACATGACAGACTACGATGACATCCGAACATGCTGTCAAAAAGCCAACATTTGCCACAAATGTTGGGCATTTGTGACCATGGCTATCAAAGTCATCGACAGCGCTCTGCGGGAGGATTTTGGATTCGAACACATCCTTTGGGTCTACTCTGGTCGTCGTGGTGCTCACGCATGGGTGTGTGATGCTCGTGCGCGCAACTTGCCGGACGACCGGAGGAGGGCTATTGCTGGTTACCTTGAGATCCTTCGCGGAGGGTCACAGAGCGGCAAACGAGTGAACATTCGGCGACCACTTCATCCTCACATCAATCGCAGTCTGGATATCTTGAAGACTTACTTCGCTCAGACCACCCTCAAGGATCAGAACACATTTGCAAGTGCGGAGCAAGCGGAGAAGCTCTTGGGACTACTTCCGGACAAGACCTTGAATGAATCTCTCAAAAGAAAGTGGGATTCTTCCCCCGATCGGCCTAGCACCAGCAAGTGGGCTGATATTGATGCACTTGCGAAGACTGGAAAAAGCAACACATTGAACACCTCGGCTCTTCGAGATGCCAAGCAAGATATTGTCCTCGAATACACCTATCCCCGTCTTGATGCTGAAGTCAGCAAGAAGATGATTCACTTGTTGAAGAGCCCCTTTGTCATCCATCCGGGCACAGGACGAATCTGTGTACCAATCGATCCGCATAAGGCCGAGGAATTCGACCCTTTATCGGTCCCAACTGTCATGGAGTTGCTGGGTGAAATTGACGCATATGACGCCAAGCATCCACCTGTCGGTTCTGAAGACGGAGCTGTACCTGAAATCGAGGGCAGCATGCCGAATGGCTCAGATATGAGGGGCGCTCGCAAGATTCAAGACTACGAGAAGACCAGTCTGAAACCATACATCGAGTTTTTCCGTTCCTTCATTGCGAACCTCCTCAAGGAGGAGCGCGCAGGGAAACGTGAGCGTGACGAAACAGTTCCGCCCTTGAAGGCTGATCCTATGGAGTTTTAA